In Deferribacteraceae bacterium V6Fe1, one genomic interval encodes:
- a CDS encoding Gfo/Idh/MocA family oxidoreductase, translating into MLRMGLIGIGRMGSYHLNLYDEIPSVKLTALSDVDAENLREKAEKFNVYSSVNYEDILDKVDIVTVAAPTKFHFEIVKKCLLKGKHVLVEKPITTNFEEAVELFEIAEKNNLVLHIGHVERFNGAVQELKKIVDNPYLIESRRVGPYVERMKDDSIVLDLMIHDIDIILNIMNKEVIDVEAKGSKVYSNLPDFASVSLVFENNAIANILVSRITQKKDRTMSISQEDAFIHLDYTSQDINIYRKGLSQHIFGNKELTYKNEYILERLFVYKDNPLKLEIKHFIDCIEGKKPRIVSVKHELRSLKVALEVDKILKKKEGRCEVNS; encoded by the coding sequence ATGCTAAGAATGGGTTTGATTGGTATCGGACGGATGGGGTCATACCATCTGAATTTATATGATGAAATACCTTCTGTAAAACTAACGGCACTGAGTGATGTAGATGCAGAAAACCTTAGAGAAAAAGCAGAGAAATTTAATGTTTATTCCAGTGTTAATTATGAAGATATACTTGATAAGGTAGATATTGTAACAGTTGCCGCACCTACCAAATTTCATTTTGAAATAGTAAAAAAGTGTTTGTTGAAAGGGAAACATGTATTGGTGGAAAAACCGATTACAACAAACTTTGAAGAAGCGGTGGAGCTTTTTGAAATTGCCGAGAAGAATAATCTTGTATTACATATAGGGCACGTTGAAAGATTTAATGGTGCCGTGCAGGAGCTTAAAAAAATAGTAGACAACCCCTATCTTATAGAATCAAGAAGGGTTGGGCCGTATGTTGAAAGGATGAAGGATGACAGCATTGTTCTTGATTTGATGATTCACGATATTGATATCATATTGAATATAATGAATAAGGAAGTTATTGATGTGGAAGCAAAAGGGAGTAAGGTCTATTCAAATTTACCCGACTTTGCATCTGTTAGCTTGGTATTTGAAAACAATGCTATCGCCAATATTCTTGTAAGCAGAATCACACAAAAGAAAGACAGGACGATGAGTATCTCCCAAGAGGATGCATTTATTCATCTTGATTACACAAGTCAGGACATTAATATTTATAGAAAAGGTCTTTCCCAACATATATTTGGGAATAAAGAGCTGACGTATAAAAATGAATATATATTAGAAAGACTTTTTGTTTACAAAGATAACCCTTTAAAGTTGGAAATAAAGCATTTTATTGACTGCATTGAAGGGAAAAAGCCACGTATAGTTTCCGTAAAGCATGAATTGAGGTCCCTTAAAGTTGCCCTTGAGGTGGATAAAATTTTAAAGAAAAAAGAGGGCAGGTGTGAGGTAAATTCTTGA
- the lpxA gene encoding acyl-ACP--UDP-N-acetylglucosamine O-acyltransferase gives MIHHTAIIDKTAEVSENAIIGPNVFIGKNCIIHDNVQIGVNSVIEENTEIRKGTILSPNVHVGGAPQDLSYKGEDTKLVIGENCRIREFTTIHRASTKEDWVTEVGDNCFIMNSVHIAHDCKVGNNVIMTSYAALAGHTHVGDRAVISGLTGTHQFVRIGKMAMVGGMSRIVKDVPPFCLIEGNPAIVHGLNIVGLRRNGVGPEARSSLKKALAIFLDRSLLLEDAIAEIEKLAGCDEVVEFCEFLKSSKRGITRR, from the coding sequence ATGATACATCATACTGCTATTATTGATAAAACAGCTGAGGTTTCAGAAAACGCTATTATCGGACCTAATGTTTTTATAGGTAAGAATTGTATAATACACGATAATGTTCAAATTGGTGTCAACAGTGTAATTGAAGAAAATACCGAAATAAGAAAAGGTACAATACTGTCTCCTAATGTTCACGTCGGCGGTGCTCCACAGGATTTAAGTTACAAGGGTGAAGATACTAAGCTTGTGATTGGAGAAAATTGCAGGATAAGAGAGTTTACTACAATTCACAGAGCGAGCACCAAAGAAGATTGGGTTACTGAGGTAGGGGATAATTGTTTTATCATGAACTCTGTCCACATAGCACATGACTGCAAAGTGGGGAATAACGTTATAATGACGAGCTATGCGGCCCTTGCAGGTCATACACATGTTGGTGACAGGGCAGTTATTTCTGGGCTTACCGGCACTCATCAGTTTGTAAGAATTGGTAAAATGGCTATGGTGGGTGGGATGTCAAGAATCGTAAAAGATGTGCCGCCATTTTGTCTTATTGAAGGGAATCCGGCAATTGTTCACGGACTGAATATAGTTGGTCTAAGAAGAAACGGTGTAGGGCCTGAAGCACGCAGCAGCCTAAAAAAAGCTCTTGCTATATTTTTAGATAGAAGCCTGCTTCTTGAAGATGCCATAGCTGAGATTGAAAAACTTGCAGGCTGTGATGAAGTAGTTGAATTTTGTGAATTCCTTAAAAGTTCAAAAAGAGGGATAACCAGGAGATAA
- the fabZ gene encoding 3-hydroxyacyl-ACP dehydratase FabZ, with protein sequence MDIKTIMNNLPHRYPFLLVDKVLEINDTSIKAIKNVTINENFFMGHFPGEPVMPGVLIVEAMAQAGGLIALNEQNDKTHEDILVYFMAIDNVKFRRPVVPGDTLLLDVELVKKKRNIWRMKGVATVEGEIACEAEFMAMVKEK encoded by the coding sequence ATGGATATTAAAACGATAATGAATAACTTACCGCACAGGTACCCTTTTTTATTAGTGGATAAGGTACTCGAAATTAACGATACCTCCATAAAAGCTATAAAAAATGTTACTATAAACGAAAATTTTTTTATGGGGCATTTCCCCGGTGAGCCTGTTATGCCTGGAGTCTTAATTGTTGAGGCTATGGCTCAAGCGGGAGGATTAATTGCACTTAATGAGCAAAATGACAAGACACACGAGGATATACTTGTTTATTTTATGGCAATTGATAATGTCAAATTCAGAAGACCCGTCGTGCCGGGGGATACATTGTTGCTTGATGTGGAGTTGGTAAAAAAGAAAAGAAATATTTGGAGAATGAAAGGGGTCGCAACCGTAGAAGGTGAGATCGCATGTGAAGCTGAATTTATGGCTATGGTAAAGGAGAAATAA
- the lpxD gene encoding UDP-3-O-(3-hydroxymyristoyl)glucosamine N-acyltransferase produces the protein MLLSEIAKILNAEFIGEDVEVLNFTSLDMPKDKSLSVLSSKKMIGFIDNPSIVAVVTTKKFQQYVNKPVVIVDEIKSAMIALTDIFYPEKEHIGYISDKAFVSKSANLGDNVTVEPFAVIKDRVKIGKNAYIGANVFIGEDVEIGENTAIYPNVVIYDGCKIGNNVAIHSGAIIGADGFGYLNTPKGHIKIRQVGNVVIEDNVEIGANSSIDRGALSSTVIGEGTKIDNLVQIGHNVKIGKHCIIVSQTGIAGSTTIGNFVVIGGQVGIADHVYITDGVMLASKSGVMSDITESGVYSGVPLVEHRKWLKNQSALKDIANTLKQIDKLLKG, from the coding sequence ATGCTTTTGTCAGAGATTGCAAAGATATTAAATGCTGAATTTATAGGTGAAGATGTTGAAGTTTTAAATTTTACATCTTTGGATATGCCAAAAGACAAGAGCTTGTCTGTTTTAAGCTCTAAAAAGATGATTGGATTTATTGACAATCCAAGCATTGTGGCTGTTGTGACTACCAAGAAGTTTCAGCAGTATGTTAATAAGCCTGTAGTTATTGTAGATGAAATTAAAAGTGCAATGATTGCATTGACCGATATTTTTTACCCTGAAAAAGAACATATTGGATATATTTCAGATAAGGCGTTTGTTTCTAAAAGTGCAAATTTAGGTGATAATGTTACCGTTGAGCCGTTTGCTGTGATTAAAGATAGAGTAAAAATTGGTAAAAATGCTTATATTGGTGCAAATGTTTTTATAGGCGAAGATGTAGAGATAGGTGAAAATACGGCGATTTATCCAAATGTTGTGATATATGATGGGTGCAAAATAGGAAATAATGTTGCCATACATTCAGGTGCGATTATTGGTGCAGATGGCTTTGGATACCTGAATACCCCAAAAGGTCATATTAAGATAAGGCAAGTTGGAAATGTAGTGATTGAAGATAATGTTGAAATAGGTGCAAATAGCTCCATTGACAGGGGAGCCTTGTCATCTACCGTGATAGGTGAAGGCACTAAGATTGATAATCTTGTTCAGATTGGTCATAATGTTAAAATTGGGAAACATTGCATAATAGTGTCTCAAACAGGTATCGCAGGAAGCACAACAATCGGCAATTTTGTTGTAATTGGCGGACAGGTTGGTATCGCTGATCATGTATATATTACTGACGGTGTGATGCTGGCTTCCAAATCTGGTGTGATGTCAGATATTACAGAGTCGGGAGTTTATTCAGGTGTTCCTTTGGTCGAACACAGAAAATGGCTTAAAAATCAATCGGCACTTAAAGATATAGCAAATACTCTTAAACAGATTGATAAATTACTTAAAGGGTGA
- a CDS encoding OmpH family outer membrane protein, whose amino-acid sequence MKKILGVLLVLSMFITTGAFAEVKIGVVNMQKALDESDAGKDAVAKMKKEYDQMQQEINKESEALKKMQEELNNQSSLLTEEAKQKKLDEYQKKLKEVQRLVKDANDELKKKEQDYVAKIARELAELVEKLGKELNYDLIVEAKESGVMYNSKKIDITDILIDRYNKEWHKK is encoded by the coding sequence ATGAAAAAGATTTTAGGAGTGCTTTTAGTTTTATCAATGTTTATTACTACGGGAGCTTTTGCGGAAGTAAAGATTGGTGTTGTTAATATGCAAAAAGCCCTTGATGAAAGTGATGCCGGTAAAGATGCCGTTGCTAAGATGAAAAAAGAGTATGATCAGATGCAGCAGGAAATTAATAAAGAGAGCGAAGCTTTAAAAAAGATGCAGGAAGAATTAAATAATCAGAGTTCACTTCTTACGGAAGAAGCTAAACAGAAGAAACTTGATGAATATCAGAAAAAATTAAAAGAAGTTCAAAGACTTGTAAAAGATGCCAATGATGAGCTTAAGAAAAAAGAACAAGATTATGTTGCTAAAATTGCAAGAGAGTTGGCTGAATTAGTAGAGAAACTTGGCAAAGAGCTCAATTATGATTTAATAGTTGAGGCAAAAGAGTCAGGTGTAATGTATAACTCTAAAAAGATTGATATCACCGATATCCTTATAGACAGATATAACAAAGAGTGGCACAAGAAATAA
- the bamA gene encoding outer membrane protein assembly factor BamA has translation MKKLIIFLVLFLSTAVFATQIDKVKITGNKRVPETKIKQYTVSEKSDFDLEKIDNSIRQLYQTGLFLNINADLEVEGDEIVLIYKVDEKPFVNKIYFEGNNEISEESLKEKLAINEGEPFDKRKIEATIKEIRKKYQDENFFNVRINYDIEERGNNSVDLIFSIDEGKEAKVRKIEILGNEFYKDKEIKKLLETDEKGFFSWLTGSGKLVSEELALDRERIRAHYLNNGFMRVQVAEPEIIYNDDKTKITLIFRIVEGARYKIDSINVKGNVHIDEKTLLERASLKPGDYFSSEKFQKDIEALTDAFTSIGYPFANVDPETNVDDEKHIVKITYNIEENMLYRIERIEIFGNEKTRDRVIRRELSIAEGDIYSSARIKNSKQNVQYMNYFEEVTMSEEPLPDNKMKLKLNVKEKPTGTFSIGAGYSTLDGFVGTLQIQKDNLFGLGYSLNLKGEFSSNRTDYTLSFTNKWLFDRPITFGFDVYSLERSYYDYTKKSEGVALRLGHPVIGRKLYMYYKMAYDVEDIYNIDTDASDYVKEQKGKTTTISFTPTLAYNTTNHPLTPSKGNKSRLYVKYAGGVLGGDNNYMKTGLESSQFFPLFWKFVGMIHGEVGYLTSLDNNPLPIDERFRLGGMYSVRGFKYGDISPKDENGYDYGGDKYVLFNVEAVFPISESANLMGVIFYDTGQVYDEGEAYFSYDLRKSAGFGFRWYSPIGPLRLEYGKKLDKKQGESSDRWDFSIGGMF, from the coding sequence ATGAAAAAATTGATTATTTTTCTGGTTTTGTTTTTAAGTACTGCAGTATTTGCAACTCAGATAGACAAAGTTAAAATAACTGGCAACAAAAGGGTGCCTGAAACCAAAATCAAGCAGTATACGGTTAGTGAAAAGAGTGATTTTGACCTTGAAAAGATTGATAACTCCATAAGGCAACTTTATCAAACAGGTCTTTTCTTGAATATCAATGCAGATTTGGAAGTGGAAGGGGATGAAATTGTTCTTATCTACAAAGTCGATGAGAAACCTTTTGTAAATAAGATATATTTTGAGGGCAATAATGAGATTAGCGAGGAAAGCTTAAAAGAAAAATTGGCTATTAATGAAGGTGAGCCTTTTGATAAGAGAAAAATAGAAGCTACTATTAAAGAGATTAGAAAGAAATATCAGGATGAAAACTTTTTTAATGTCAGGATTAATTATGATATTGAGGAAAGGGGGAACAATAGTGTTGACCTGATTTTCAGTATTGATGAAGGGAAGGAAGCGAAAGTAAGAAAGATTGAGATACTTGGTAACGAATTTTATAAAGACAAAGAGATTAAAAAGCTTCTTGAAACTGATGAAAAAGGATTTTTTTCATGGCTTACAGGGAGTGGAAAGCTTGTTAGTGAGGAGCTTGCACTTGATAGGGAAAGAATCAGGGCACACTATCTCAATAACGGATTTATGAGAGTTCAGGTGGCAGAGCCTGAAATTATTTATAATGATGATAAAACAAAAATTACGTTGATTTTTAGGATTGTCGAAGGTGCCCGATATAAAATAGACAGCATAAATGTAAAGGGGAATGTTCATATTGACGAAAAGACACTCCTTGAAAGAGCTAGTCTGAAACCGGGTGATTATTTTAGCAGCGAAAAATTTCAAAAAGATATAGAAGCTCTTACCGATGCATTTACTTCAATCGGATACCCTTTTGCTAACGTTGACCCTGAAACGAATGTGGATGATGAAAAACACATTGTAAAAATAACCTATAATATCGAAGAAAATATGCTTTATAGGATTGAGCGCATCGAAATATTTGGTAATGAGAAAACAAGAGACAGGGTAATAAGGAGAGAGCTAAGTATTGCTGAAGGGGATATTTATAGCAGTGCAAGGATTAAAAATTCAAAACAAAATGTTCAATATATGAACTATTTTGAAGAAGTTACCATGTCTGAAGAGCCTTTGCCGGATAATAAGATGAAATTAAAACTAAATGTTAAGGAAAAACCGACCGGTACATTTAGTATAGGTGCAGGGTATTCTACATTGGACGGCTTTGTAGGCACTTTGCAAATACAGAAAGACAATCTTTTTGGATTAGGTTATTCGTTGAATTTAAAGGGAGAGTTTTCATCAAATAGGACAGACTACACATTGAGTTTTACAAATAAATGGTTGTTTGACAGACCTATAACGTTTGGGTTTGATGTCTACAGCCTTGAGAGAAGTTATTATGACTATACAAAGAAATCCGAAGGTGTTGCGTTAAGGTTAGGGCATCCGGTAATTGGTAGAAAACTTTATATGTATTATAAAATGGCATATGATGTTGAAGACATATACAATATAGACACAGATGCGTCAGATTATGTTAAAGAGCAGAAAGGGAAAACTACCACGATAAGTTTTACCCCGACACTTGCTTATAACACCACAAACCACCCGCTCACACCTTCCAAAGGGAATAAGTCAAGATTATACGTAAAATATGCCGGCGGCGTACTTGGCGGTGATAACAATTATATGAAAACAGGGCTTGAAAGTTCACAATTCTTTCCACTGTTTTGGAAATTTGTTGGTATGATTCACGGTGAGGTTGGTTATCTTACTTCACTTGACAACAATCCTTTGCCTATTGATGAAAGGTTCAGATTGGGCGGCATGTACAGTGTAAGAGGTTTTAAATATGGAGATATTTCACCTAAAGATGAGAATGGTTATGATTATGGTGGGGACAAATATGTGTTATTTAACGTAGAAGCAGTCTTCCCTATTTCAGAGTCAGCAAATCTTATGGGCGTGATATTTTATGATACAGGTCAGGTTTATGACGAAGGTGAAGCGTATTTTTCATATGATTTAAGGAAGTCAGCCGGATTTGGGTTTAGATGGTATAGCCCAATTGGTCCTTTAAGGCTTGAATATGGTAAGAAATTAGATAAGAAACAAGGAGAATCCAGCGACAGGTGGGATTTCTCAATTGGCGGAATGTTTTAA
- a CDS encoding ATP phosphoribosyltransferase, whose translation MQDYITIALPKGRLAEETLSLLEKLNIVEKGCIDFNSRKLIFEDSKNKIKFILIRNMDVTTYVEYGACDLGVVGKDIILETRADVYELLDFGFGFCRMCVAAPENFDVTYYHDMRVATKFVNIAKNFFQGKGIFIEVIKLYGSIEIAPLLNLSDVIVDLVSTGETLRKNGLKEVETIMDSTARLIANKNLLKYKHDRLKKIINTLEENL comes from the coding sequence ATGCAAGATTATATTACAATTGCACTGCCTAAGGGTAGGCTTGCGGAAGAGACTTTGAGTCTGCTTGAAAAACTTAATATTGTTGAAAAAGGTTGCATAGACTTTAACTCAAGGAAGCTGATTTTTGAAGACAGTAAGAATAAAATAAAATTTATTTTGATTCGCAACATGGATGTCACCACATATGTGGAGTATGGTGCTTGTGATTTGGGTGTGGTTGGTAAGGATATAATCTTGGAAACCAGAGCTGATGTATATGAGCTTCTTGACTTCGGTTTTGGATTTTGCAGGATGTGTGTTGCTGCTCCTGAGAATTTTGATGTCACATATTACCATGATATGCGTGTTGCTACAAAATTTGTCAATATTGCAAAGAACTTTTTTCAGGGTAAAGGTATCTTTATAGAAGTTATCAAACTTTACGGCTCCATCGAGATAGCGCCTTTATTGAATCTTTCCGATGTTATAGTTGATTTGGTATCGACCGGAGAGACACTGAGAAAAAATGGGCTAAAAGAGGTAGAAACGATTATGGATTCTACGGCAAGACTTATTGCTAACAAAAATCTATTGAAATATAAGCATGACAGACTTAAAAAAATAATAAATACATTGGAAGAAAATTTATGA
- the murA gene encoding UDP-N-acetylglucosamine 1-carboxyvinyltransferase: protein MEKLVINGGKKLFGNVKISGAKNSALPILSAVLLAEGKYLLQNIPQLRDISTMLKLLETLGVTSTQKENDVTVINTENLGLFTADYDLVRTMRASILVLGPLLAKRGRAKVSLPGGCAIGERPVDLHIKALKQMGAEIEVEHGYINAKCDKLKGSVINFDIVTVTGTENILMAAALAEGTTVIKNAAQEPEVIDLARFLKAMGAKITGEGTKTIEVEGVSELNPVDYSVMTDRIEAGTFLAAVAATGGKIKLLNCPVWAMTSVLEKFSEIGLKMEVGEDSIVAVMDKKPKAVDVTTLPYPGFPTDMQAQLMAVMALSDGLSVITENIFENRFMHVSELKRMGANIKLKDRSAVIKGEDKLTGAQVMASDLRASASLVIAALAAEGESQVHRIYHLDRGYEKFDEKLRALSADIRRERE, encoded by the coding sequence TTGGAAAAATTAGTTATAAATGGTGGCAAAAAGCTCTTTGGCAACGTAAAAATAAGCGGTGCTAAAAATTCTGCTCTACCGATACTATCTGCTGTGCTTCTTGCTGAGGGTAAATATTTGCTTCAAAATATTCCTCAATTAAGAGACATTTCTACTATGCTTAAGCTTCTTGAAACACTCGGTGTCACATCGACTCAAAAAGAAAATGATGTTACAGTTATCAATACGGAAAATTTGGGACTTTTCACTGCCGATTATGACCTTGTTAGGACAATGAGGGCAAGTATTCTTGTACTGGGGCCACTTTTGGCTAAAAGAGGGAGGGCAAAAGTTTCTTTGCCTGGTGGTTGTGCTATCGGGGAAAGGCCTGTGGATTTGCATATAAAAGCTTTAAAGCAGATGGGTGCAGAAATTGAAGTTGAACATGGGTATATAAATGCAAAATGCGACAAACTTAAAGGTAGTGTTATAAATTTTGATATAGTGACAGTGACCGGCACTGAAAATATATTGATGGCTGCGGCTTTGGCTGAAGGTACAACAGTAATCAAAAATGCGGCTCAGGAGCCTGAAGTAATAGATTTGGCAAGATTTTTAAAGGCAATGGGGGCCAAAATTACTGGCGAAGGGACTAAAACGATTGAGGTAGAAGGGGTCAGTGAGCTTAACCCGGTGGATTACAGTGTAATGACCGACAGAATAGAGGCAGGCACATTTTTGGCAGCGGTGGCTGCTACAGGCGGAAAAATCAAATTACTTAATTGCCCTGTATGGGCAATGACGTCTGTTTTGGAAAAGTTTTCCGAAATAGGGCTTAAAATGGAAGTAGGTGAAGACAGTATTGTCGCTGTTATGGATAAAAAACCTAAGGCGGTTGATGTGACAACCTTGCCGTATCCGGGGTTTCCGACCGATATGCAGGCACAATTAATGGCAGTGATGGCATTGTCTGACGGACTGTCTGTGATTACGGAAAATATCTTCGAAAACAGGTTCATGCATGTATCTGAGCTTAAGAGGATGGGAGCAAATATAAAATTAAAGGATAGATCAGCAGTAATAAAAGGGGAAGATAAGCTTACAGGAGCTCAAGTGATGGCTTCTGATTTGAGAGCAAGTGCTTCTCTTGTGATAGCAGCACTCGCTGCAGAAGGTGAATCACAGGTTCACAGGATATATCATCTTGACCGAGGGTATGAAAAGTTTGACGAGAAATTAAGAGCTCTATCTGCAGATATTAGAAGAGAGAGAGAATAG
- the prmC gene encoding peptide chain release factor N(5)-glutamine methyltransferase, which translates to MSFELKKDVPIRIGELFSYIQTYIPHLSKAASIDLLSYLTGIDRSMVLTKLNELILTNEKTINSVALAKNGYPISYLRKKHDFFGYELYVDENVLIPRVETETLVESVLNSVDRGKQYKILDLCTGSGCILIALLKELENSIGYGVDLSYAALKVAGKNIYDLGLNDRAYLINGDVLKVDTFINDKFDVIAMNPPYINRMDDYCEFIKYEPDMALFVDGDDTFFYKNMLFILDKLCKKDGLIFFEIGSGQAERLAELYFEKNIEFIEDYFGNKRVMIWKN; encoded by the coding sequence ATGTCTTTTGAGTTGAAAAAAGATGTGCCGATAAGAATAGGGGAGCTTTTTTCATACATTCAGACATATATTCCACATCTATCTAAAGCAGCTTCAATAGATCTTCTGTCCTATTTGACAGGTATTGACAGAAGTATGGTTTTGACAAAGCTTAATGAACTTATTCTTACAAATGAAAAAACAATCAATAGCGTGGCTCTTGCAAAAAACGGGTATCCTATTTCATACTTACGGAAAAAACATGATTTTTTCGGTTATGAACTCTATGTAGATGAAAATGTGTTAATTCCAAGAGTAGAGACGGAAACTCTTGTAGAGAGTGTTCTTAATAGTGTTGATAGAGGTAAGCAATATAAAATTTTAGACTTATGCACAGGCTCCGGTTGTATATTGATTGCGTTGTTAAAGGAGCTTGAAAACTCTATCGGCTACGGTGTTGACTTAAGCTATGCAGCATTAAAGGTTGCAGGGAAAAATATATATGATTTAGGGCTAAATGACAGGGCTTATCTAATAAACGGTGATGTGCTTAAAGTTGATACCTTTATAAACGATAAGTTTGACGTTATTGCTATGAACCCTCCGTATATTAACAGGATGGATGATTACTGTGAATTTATAAAGTACGAGCCTGATATGGCACTTTTTGTTGATGGGGATGATACATTTTTTTATAAAAATATGTTGTTTATATTGGATAAATTATGTAAAAAAGATGGATTAATTTTTTTCGAGATTGGCTCCGGCCAGGCAGAAAGGCTTGCTGAGCTGTATTTTGAGAAAAATATAGAGTTTATTGAAGATTATTTTGGAAATAAAAGGGTGATGATTTGGAAAAATTAG
- the prfA gene encoding peptide chain release factor 1, translated as MFSKLEEIVDKYNKITGMISDPAIISDQEKYQKLAKELSDLKPIVEKYEEYKVVLTIIDEAKEILKTSDDKELVEMAEMDIDENKEKIAKLTEELKLLLLPKDPYDEKNIYLEIRAGTGGDEASLFAGDLLRMYTRYAEMRRWKTEIVDFNETGVGGYKEVVVLIKGHGAYSRLKYEAGGHRVQRIPTTESGGRIHTSACTVAVLPEAEDVDIEINPTDLRIDVYRSSGAGGQHVNTTDSAVRITHEPTGIVVTCQDERSQIKNREKAMKLLKAKLLEMEIRKQAEEVAENRKLQVGSGDRSERIRTYNFPQNRVTDHRINLTIYHLDRVLEGELDELIDALITYDQTEKLKQAGL; from the coding sequence ATGTTTAGTAAGCTTGAAGAAATTGTTGATAAATATAATAAGATAACAGGCATGATTAGTGACCCGGCCATAATATCCGATCAGGAGAAGTACCAAAAACTTGCCAAAGAACTATCGGATTTAAAGCCAATAGTTGAAAAATATGAAGAATATAAAGTTGTGCTAACAATCATCGATGAGGCCAAAGAGATTTTAAAAACTTCTGATGATAAAGAGCTGGTTGAAATGGCGGAAATGGATATCGATGAAAACAAAGAAAAGATAGCAAAGCTGACAGAAGAGTTAAAATTACTGCTTTTGCCAAAAGACCCATATGATGAAAAAAATATATACCTTGAAATCAGGGCAGGTACAGGTGGTGATGAGGCTTCACTTTTTGCCGGCGATCTTTTAAGAATGTATACACGTTACGCAGAAATGAGAAGGTGGAAAACGGAGATTGTGGATTTTAATGAAACAGGTGTAGGTGGTTACAAAGAGGTAGTTGTTTTAATTAAAGGGCATGGGGCATATAGCAGATTAAAATATGAGGCAGGTGGGCATAGAGTCCAGAGAATACCGACTACCGAATCAGGTGGCAGGATTCATACATCTGCTTGTACTGTCGCTGTTTTGCCTGAGGCAGAAGATGTCGATATAGAAATAAATCCTACGGATCTAAGGATTGACGTATACAGAAGTAGCGGTGCGGGAGGCCAGCACGTAAATACAACCGATTCAGCAGTGCGTATTACCCATGAGCCCACGGGTATAGTTGTTACCTGTCAGGATGAAAGGAGTCAAATTAAAAACAGAGAAAAGGCGATGAAGCTACTAAAAGCAAAACTTCTTGAAATGGAGATAAGAAAACAAGCTGAGGAGGTTGCAGAAAACCGAAAGCTTCAAGTAGGTTCCGGAGATAGAAGTGAAAGGATAAGGACTTATAACTTTCCTCAAAATAGGGTTACTGACCACAGAATAAATCTTACTATTTATCACCTTGACAGGGTATTGGAAGGTGAACTGGATGAGCTTATAGATGCACTGATAACCTACGACCAGACTGAAAAATTAAAACAGGCAGGTCTGTAA